A region from the Variovorax sp. V93 genome encodes:
- a CDS encoding ArgE/DapE family deacylase, which produces MTDYAKLDAWIDAHFDEEVQFLQQLVQVPTDTPPGNNAPHAERTAELLKDFGLEAEKHAVPAQEVKDYGLESITNLIVRRKYGKDGDGGRTVALNAHGDVVPPGEGWTHDPYGGEIADGSLYGRAAAVSKSDFASFTFALRALEAVARPARGSVELHFTYDEEFGGILGPGWLLKQGLTKPDLMIAAGFSYEVVTAHNGCLQMEVTVHGKMAHAAIPTTGVDALQGAVKILNALYAQNTLYQQVTSKVEGITHPYLNVGRIEGGTNTNVVPGKVVFKLDRRMIPEENPAEVEATIRQVIAGAAAESTGITVEIKRLLLANSMKPLAGNKPLVDAIQKHGQQVFGEPIKAMGTPLYTDVRLYGEAGIPGVIYGAGPRTVLESHAKRSDERVVLEDLRRATKVIARTLSDLLA; this is translated from the coding sequence CGCCCGGCAACAATGCGCCGCATGCCGAGCGCACGGCCGAGCTGCTGAAGGACTTCGGCCTGGAGGCAGAGAAGCACGCCGTGCCTGCGCAGGAAGTGAAGGACTACGGCCTCGAGTCGATCACCAACCTGATCGTGCGCCGCAAGTACGGCAAGGACGGCGACGGTGGCCGCACCGTGGCCCTGAACGCCCACGGCGACGTGGTGCCCCCGGGCGAAGGCTGGACGCACGACCCCTACGGCGGCGAGATTGCCGACGGCAGCCTCTACGGCCGCGCGGCCGCCGTGAGCAAGAGCGACTTCGCGAGCTTCACCTTCGCGCTGCGCGCGCTCGAGGCCGTGGCCAGGCCCGCCAGGGGCAGCGTCGAACTGCACTTCACCTACGACGAGGAATTCGGCGGCATCCTCGGCCCGGGCTGGCTGCTCAAGCAGGGCCTGACCAAGCCCGACCTGATGATCGCGGCCGGCTTCAGCTACGAAGTGGTCACCGCCCACAACGGCTGCCTGCAGATGGAAGTGACGGTGCACGGCAAGATGGCCCACGCCGCCATCCCCACCACCGGCGTCGATGCGCTGCAGGGCGCGGTGAAGATCCTCAATGCGCTCTACGCGCAGAACACGCTCTACCAGCAGGTGACGTCGAAGGTCGAGGGCATCACGCACCCCTACCTCAACGTCGGCCGCATCGAAGGCGGCACCAACACCAACGTGGTGCCCGGCAAGGTGGTGTTCAAGCTCGACCGCCGAATGATCCCCGAAGAGAACCCGGCCGAGGTCGAAGCCACCATCCGCCAGGTGATCGCCGGTGCGGCCGCGGAAAGCACCGGCATCACGGTCGAGATCAAACGCCTGCTGCTGGCCAATTCGATGAAACCGCTGGCCGGCAACAAGCCGCTGGTCGATGCGATCCAGAAGCACGGCCAGCAAGTCTTCGGCGAGCCGATCAAGGCCATGGGCACGCCGCTGTACACCGACGTACGTCTCTATGGCGAAGCCGGCATTCCGGGCGTGATCTACGGCGCCGGCCCGCGCACCGTGCTCGAGTCGCACGCCAAGCGCAGCGACGAGCGCGTGGTGCTCGAGGACCTGCGCCGCGCCACCAAGGTGATTGCGCGCACGCTGAGCGACCTGCTGGCCTGA
- a CDS encoding alpha/beta fold hydrolase, whose protein sequence is MIERSSTPTLTADAHAVAHRFVEVEGMQIFYREAGPRDAPVLLLPHGYPCSSFQYRRLMPALADRWRLVAPDYPGFGLSDTPPAEAFGFDFDAYAGFLEAFCRKLGLDRYALYLHDYGSQIGLRLAIRHPERVAAVIIQNGDIYEDTLGPKYKAIQAFWRDPSAKNRAVLEEAVSEEGFRAEFVGEVSEAQAAQIPLDLWRLHWPLMNTPQRRELARLLMEGLKENLEWFPRYQAWLREHQPPALIVWGPNDGYMPEASARAYLRDLPKAELVLTDGGHWLLETHLAQVVPVIRRFLSAVHSR, encoded by the coding sequence ATGATCGAACGCAGTTCCACGCCCACCCTCACGGCCGATGCCCATGCGGTCGCGCATCGCTTCGTCGAAGTCGAGGGGATGCAGATCTTCTACCGCGAAGCCGGCCCGCGCGATGCGCCGGTGCTGCTGCTGCCGCACGGCTATCCATGCTCGTCGTTCCAGTACCGCCGGCTCATGCCCGCGCTGGCGGACCGGTGGCGCCTGGTGGCGCCGGACTACCCGGGCTTCGGCCTCAGCGACACGCCGCCCGCCGAGGCCTTCGGCTTCGACTTCGATGCCTATGCGGGCTTTCTGGAGGCCTTCTGCCGCAAGCTGGGCCTCGATCGCTACGCGCTCTACCTGCACGACTACGGTTCGCAGATCGGCCTGCGCCTGGCCATCCGGCATCCGGAGCGCGTGGCCGCTGTGATCATCCAGAACGGCGACATCTACGAAGACACGCTCGGACCCAAGTACAAGGCCATCCAGGCCTTCTGGCGCGACCCGTCCGCAAAGAACCGCGCGGTGCTCGAAGAAGCAGTGAGCGAAGAGGGCTTCCGCGCCGAGTTCGTCGGCGAGGTTTCCGAAGCCCAGGCCGCGCAGATTCCACTCGACCTGTGGAGGCTCCATTGGCCGCTGATGAACACGCCGCAGCGCCGGGAGCTCGCACGCCTGCTGATGGAAGGCCTGAAGGAAAACCTCGAATGGTTTCCGCGCTACCAGGCCTGGCTGCGCGAACACCAGCCGCCCGCGCTCATCGTCTGGGGGCCGAACGACGGCTACATGCCCGAGGCCTCCGCGCGCGCCTACCTGCGCGACCTTCCGAAGGCCGAGCTGGTGCTGACCGACGGCGGCCACTGGCTGCTGGAGACGCATCTCGCGCAGGTGGTGCCTGTCATCCGGCGCTTCCTGTCCGCGGTCCATTCGCGCTGA
- a CDS encoding aminotransferase class V-fold PLP-dependent enzyme, whose protein sequence is MPANTQHANGLAFSDALMREVKQRFLNVDHDHHGRERLYFDNAGGSFRLKAAAERFAQVDAIPDNAERIHATAVELQQIQARGTDDVRTILNARGGSVYASLTASGAMFDMVRAVAENVPGTNMVTTVLEHPSSFDAMSLYAQKAGRELRVAKSNRETGGVDADEIVRLVDENTCLLNVIHASNISGAKLDLEQIVRRAREIKPDLYIVVDAVQHAPHGLIDLQKTPVDGINMAPYKFFGCRGSGLSWVSDRAARLPHHKLAGKKPDFWDLGSSAPWQFAVLTEIVDYVCWLGGHFSDATERRALFEAGIAHIELHERALLSALLDGSGGAAGLRSIEGVKVFLDHPDLTKRDLIIGIGFEHLDCTQAVVEYGKRGVTVYERVASSIYSKRMLDSFGLEGTVRVSPLHCHSAADMEKFLRVTREIALSANGPRTGSAG, encoded by the coding sequence ATGCCGGCAAACACGCAGCACGCCAATGGCCTGGCGTTTTCCGATGCGCTGATGCGCGAAGTGAAGCAGCGCTTTCTCAACGTCGACCACGACCACCACGGGCGCGAGCGCCTCTATTTCGACAACGCAGGCGGCTCGTTCCGGCTCAAGGCCGCGGCCGAGCGCTTCGCGCAGGTCGATGCCATTCCCGACAACGCCGAGCGCATCCACGCCACCGCCGTCGAGCTGCAGCAGATCCAGGCCAGGGGCACCGACGACGTGCGCACCATCCTCAATGCACGGGGCGGCAGCGTCTATGCGTCGCTGACGGCATCGGGCGCGATGTTCGACATGGTGCGCGCAGTGGCCGAGAACGTGCCGGGCACCAACATGGTCACCACCGTGCTCGAGCATCCCTCGTCGTTCGATGCGATGAGCCTCTATGCCCAGAAGGCCGGCCGCGAACTGCGGGTGGCGAAAAGCAACCGCGAGACCGGCGGCGTCGATGCCGACGAGATCGTGCGGCTGGTGGACGAGAACACCTGCCTGCTCAACGTGATCCATGCCTCGAACATCTCCGGCGCCAAGCTCGACCTGGAACAGATCGTGCGGCGCGCGCGCGAGATCAAGCCCGATCTCTACATCGTGGTGGACGCCGTGCAGCATGCGCCGCACGGCCTGATCGACCTGCAGAAGACGCCGGTGGACGGCATCAACATGGCGCCCTACAAGTTCTTCGGCTGCCGGGGCTCGGGCCTGTCGTGGGTGTCGGACCGCGCGGCGCGGCTGCCGCACCACAAGCTGGCGGGCAAGAAGCCCGACTTCTGGGACCTGGGCAGCTCCGCGCCCTGGCAGTTTGCCGTGCTCACCGAGATCGTGGACTACGTGTGCTGGCTCGGCGGCCATTTCTCCGATGCCACCGAGCGCCGGGCCTTGTTCGAAGCGGGCATTGCGCACATCGAGCTGCACGAGCGGGCCTTGCTGTCGGCGCTGCTGGACGGAAGCGGCGGCGCCGCCGGCCTGCGCAGCATCGAGGGCGTGAAGGTCTTCCTCGACCATCCGGACCTGACGAAGCGCGACCTGATCATCGGCATCGGCTTCGAGCACCTCGACTGCACGCAGGCGGTGGTCGAGTACGGCAAGCGCGGCGTGACGGTCTACGAGCGCGTGGCGAGCAGCATCTATTCGAAGCGCATGCTCGATTCCTTCGGCCTCGAAGGCACCGTGCGGGTTTCGCCGCTGCACTGCCATTCGGCGGCCGACATGGAGAAGTTCCTGCGCGTGACGCGGGAGATCGCGCTCAGCGCGAATGGACCGCGGACAGGAAGCGCCGGATGA
- a CDS encoding amino acid ABC transporter substrate-binding protein — MNFKLSLAFGASIALLCGAAAAQESPTLRKIKETGTVQIGSRDTQIPFSYKTGAESAPIGFTNEICLKVVDAIKARLGLQKIEVRYTLLNSTNRIPLVQNGTVDLDCATTTNTVQRQQQVDFAPSHFVTNITAAVKKNSGINSIADLQGKTVATVAGSTSMQLLRGFRKTENIEVQEIAGKDTADAFLLLASDRAAAYVLDDVQLAGLIANQPNASDYKLLKDVLRQEPYGIMMRKDDPEFKAIVDQTVTEMMKSGAIDKLYAKWFMSPIPPRNVNLNFPMSDAVREAYRNPNNKGV, encoded by the coding sequence ATGAACTTCAAACTGTCCCTCGCATTCGGCGCCAGCATTGCGCTGCTCTGCGGCGCCGCGGCCGCACAGGAGAGCCCCACGCTGCGCAAGATCAAGGAAACGGGCACGGTGCAGATCGGCAGCCGCGACACGCAGATTCCGTTCTCCTACAAGACCGGCGCCGAAAGTGCGCCCATCGGCTTCACCAACGAGATCTGCCTGAAGGTGGTGGACGCCATCAAGGCCAGGCTCGGCCTGCAGAAGATCGAGGTGCGCTACACGCTGCTCAACTCGACCAACCGCATTCCGCTGGTGCAGAACGGTACGGTCGACCTCGACTGCGCGACCACCACCAACACCGTGCAGCGCCAGCAGCAGGTCGACTTCGCGCCGAGCCATTTCGTCACCAACATCACGGCCGCGGTGAAGAAGAATTCGGGCATCAACTCGATCGCCGACCTGCAGGGCAAGACCGTGGCCACGGTGGCCGGCAGCACCTCGATGCAGCTGCTGCGCGGCTTCCGAAAGACCGAGAACATCGAGGTGCAGGAGATCGCGGGCAAGGACACGGCCGATGCCTTCCTGCTGCTCGCGAGCGACCGTGCCGCGGCCTACGTGCTGGACGACGTGCAGCTGGCCGGCCTCATCGCCAACCAGCCCAACGCCTCCGACTACAAGCTGCTGAAGGACGTGCTGCGCCAGGAACCCTACGGCATCATGATGCGCAAGGACGACCCCGAGTTCAAGGCGATCGTCGACCAGACGGTGACCGAGATGATGAAGTCCGGCGCCATCGACAAGCTTTATGCGAAGTGGTTCATGTCACCCATTCCGCCGCGCAACGTGAACCTCAACTTCCCGATGTCCGACGCGGTGCGCGAGGCCTACAGGAACCCGAACAACAAGGGCGTTTGA